A single window of Gossypium hirsutum isolate 1008001.06 chromosome A10, Gossypium_hirsutum_v2.1, whole genome shotgun sequence DNA harbors:
- the LOC107896131 gene encoding classical arabinogalactan protein 25, producing the protein MASFCFLLLPIMIMYFIASSPLPSLASRLSSDTPTISASPVSVSDPPLSPFQPLSPDIAPLLPSPGGVVPTTGSSMPTIPSTPSPPNPDDFIAPGPTSAFEPFGPLPVSSSSPIFLLSSLHLTTFSVLVVPYCLLHLL; encoded by the coding sequence ATGGCCTCCTTTTGCTTTCTCTTACTACCCATCATGATCATGTATTTCATTGCTTCATCACCTTTGCCATCTTTAGCTTCTCGGCTGAGTTCAGATACCCCAACGATATCAGCATCACCAGTATCAGTGTCGGATCCTCCATTGTCCCCTTTCCAACCATTATCACCTGATATTGCTCCTTTGTTGCCATCTCCTGGTGGAGTGGTGCCTACTACTGGCTCATCGATGCCCACCATCCCTTCCACCCCAAGTCCCCCTAACCCCGACGATTTCATCGCCCCCGGTCCAACCTCCGCGTTCGAACCGTTCGGACCATTGCCGGTTTCTTCTTCATCTCCAATATTTTTGCTTTCGTCTCTACACTTGACAACTTTTTCGGTTCTGGTAGTACCTTACTGCTTACTGCACCTACTGTAA